CATTCCATAGGCTGAATCGGGAAGAAATCTTCGCTTCTGCTCAATACTTCTTTTGTCACTTCTCTCACCGCCACCAATGTCTACAAGAATACAATTGtgtcagtcattttttttgtttcggcCTATCTATATTGGTGGGCCAGTTAATATTTTAACCCATAGTTCTGATATCATGATAAAAGTCTATAAGGTTCTATCTTAAAACTAATTCATGATAGAATAAGACTTGTATAGTATTTCCAGTTCTATTTTTAAACTCGATGTGGAATACTTAATTGTTTGTTTCATTTGCGAACAGTACTCCTATAATTCAAGTGTAGGAGTGTGTACCGGGTTGTTGGCAGCGACGCCACCATCAATGAGATTGAAATCCCAAGACTGGCCAGAGTCATCAGCATTTGTAAAATTATGTGGCGGAAAATAAGTTGGCGCGGCTGAGGTGGCGATGCATATGTCGGATAGTAGCGCGTCCTTGTAACCCCGATACTTCACCTGTTGCATCCATACATAAATCAATTGTCCAATGCAACGAttatataaacaacaaagagATAGATCCCGAGAGACCTCGTAGGAGGAGAAGATGGTGGGCTGCATAAGCTTGATATCAAATGTTGGGACAACAACATTTGTTAACGTGTGATGCAACCTAGTCTGCCCTAAAATCTCCCTTGTGAGCTCATGCAAATAATTGCCATCGTATTTGGGACCTACTAATGCAGCCATCCATCCAAGCAATCCACATCCAACACAACCACTGATCATTGATATCAATGTGTCAAACCTTACAACTAATTCACATGTATCAACtcaacaaaaatcaaattaacAAACCTCTGTTGGAAAATCTTAGGCCCATGTTGTACATAAAACGGAGCAATATCTTTAGCTGCGGAAATAGGGCGATTATTAGCATCGGGAGCGGTCAACATGGCCGTCACGAGTCCTCCGGTGCTCGTCCCTGCGATTACATCAAAGTAGTCTGCAATTCTAGCATCTTCGCCGTCCAATTTCTGGAGTTCGGATTCGAGGAATTCAAGAATCTTGGCAGGGATAATTCCGCGAATGCCACCTCCATCGATGCTAAGAATTGTGACTAGTCTTCCATCAAGTACTGGAGATCGGAGCTTATTCTTTGAGGAAGGTGACGATGATGATGGCATTGGaattactactataatattGTAGTGCAATGAAAATGATGAAAGGGTTATGACTTATGAGTATTTAAAGAAGAGGGTCCATGCATGTACAGCCTAAACTTGTACCAAGCTTCAATTTACACGCATATATGTACCTGTTATTTAGAAAGCTTTAGTAGCTTGATTGTGT
This portion of the Salvia splendens isolate huo1 chromosome 10, SspV2, whole genome shotgun sequence genome encodes:
- the LOC121753314 gene encoding patatin-like protein 2 isoform X2, which codes for MPSSSSPSSKNKLRSPVLDGRLVTILSIDGGGIRGIIPAKILEFLESELQKLDGEDARIADYFDVIAGTSTGGLVTAMLTAPDANNRPISAAKDIAPFYVQHGPKIFQQSGCVGCGLLGWMAALVGPKYDGNYLHELTREILGQTRLHHTLTNVVVPTFDIKLMQPTIFSSYEVKYRGYKDALLSDICIATSAAPTYFPPHNFTNADDSGQSWDFNLIDGGVAANNPTLVAVREVTKEVLSRSEDFFPIQPMECAKLLVISLGTGSAKREEKYTAEMASKWGVLGWLFNGNSTPIIDIYNQASIDMVDYFLSVIYEAQTSQQNYLRIQAENLTGDMSSVDVTTDENLNDLVEIGERLLQSPFSRVNLQTGNSEPVAGGGTNQDVLIKFAKMLSDEQKFRQSKSQHKREKGTRN
- the LOC121753314 gene encoding patatin-like protein 2 isoform X1; translated protein: MPSSSSPSSKNKLRSPVLDGRLVTILSIDGGGIRGIIPAKILEFLESELQKLDGEDARIADYFDVIAGTSTGGLVTAMLTAPDANNRPISAAKDIAPFYVQHGPKIFQQSGCVGCGLLGWMAALVGPKYDGNYLHELTREILGQTRLHHTLTNVVVPTFDIKLMQPTIFSSYEVSRDLSLCCLYNRCIGQLIYVWMQQVKYRGYKDALLSDICIATSAAPTYFPPHNFTNADDSGQSWDFNLIDGGVAANNPTLVAVREVTKEVLSRSEDFFPIQPMECAKLLVISLGTGSAKREEKYTAEMASKWGVLGWLFNGNSTPIIDIYNQASIDMVDYFLSVIYEAQTSQQNYLRIQAENLTGDMSSVDVTTDENLNDLVEIGERLLQSPFSRVNLQTGNSEPVAGGGTNQDVLIKFAKMLSDEQKFRQSKSQHKREKGTRN